The proteins below come from a single Drosophila kikkawai strain 14028-0561.14 chromosome 3R, DkikHiC1v2, whole genome shotgun sequence genomic window:
- the LOC108075441 gene encoding phosphoglycerate mutase 2 isoform X1 has translation MVFFKLLKSKLSQFMTKTNRLVVLRHGESTFNIENKFCGWHDAPLSEFGIQEALTVAIPAILQSQLEFDVVYTSVLSRSRQTAELILSKTNCAYVPIKEDWRLCERHYGNLTGHNKRDIANQHGEDQVQEWRRGYDGIPPPIEENNRYYYTIWSNPIYDVIPPGQFPFSESLHMCVDRVKPVWTEVKQEVLKGSRVLMCVHGTVARALVQHIEGISNEGIEKVNIPNCVPRVYEFDLNTGGLVGAAINLGDPEYIRRKTAQVAAIGD, from the exons ATGGTCTTCTTCAAGTTGCTGAAGAGCAAACT ATCCCAATTCATGACGAAGACGAATCGCTTGGTGGTGTTGCGGCATGGCGAAAGCACTTTCAACATAGAGAACAAGTTCTGCGGCTGGCACGATGCCCCATTAAGCGAGTTCG GCATCCAAGAGGCTCTGACGGTGGCCATTCCTGCCATCCTTCAGTCGCAGCTGGAGTTCGATGTCGTCTACACTTCGGTACTGAGCAGATCCCGCCAGACCGCCGAACTGATCCTAAGCAAAACCAACTGTGCCTATGTGCCCATCAAGGAGGACTGGCGTCTATGTGAGCGACATTACGGCAACCTGACCGGTCACAACAAACGGGACATAGCCAATCAGCATGGAGAGGACCAGGTGCAGGAATGGCGGCGTGGCTATGATGGCATCCCACCGCCCATTGAGGAAAACAACCGCTACTACTACACCATTTGGAGCAACCCTATTTACGACGTGATTCCACCTGGTCAGTTTCCGTTTTCAGAGTCCCTGCACATGTGCGTTGACCGGGTGAAACCCGTCTGGACTGAGGTCAAGCAGGAGGTGCTGAAAGGCTCTCGAGTGCTGATGTGTGTCCATGGAACAGTGGCCCGGGCTCTTGTCCAGCATATCGAAG GCATCTCGAATGAGGGCATTGAAAAGGTCAACATTCCAAACTGCGTTCCACGCGTCTACGAGTTTGACTTGAATACGGGAGGCTTGGTTGGTGCCGCTATAAACCTGGGAGATCCGGAGTATATACGTCGGAAAACAGCCCAGGTGGCGGCCATCGGTGACTGA
- the CAH8 gene encoding carbonic anhydrase 7, with protein MHFPAIDDFYQRFLFLLPFVANFRSDDRSFSYDDPDMWKFSYPKCGGLDQSPIAISNRKALPVALPPLEFGLYDDLFDNLVTITNNGHSVEFEVPATIYGVRPYVTGGLLVDCYEAEAVHFHWGSPKSKGSEHVLDGRRFDLEMHIVHRNNKYLTLREAETHNDGITVLAVLFKVVRTGPAFYQPGLSEVFSSLLHLGNFNSSYTLPEQLNLGSLLGNLDRGNFFTYKGSLTTPRCSPAVQWHVFADVLPISHRELPKFWQLRDQRRRPLLNNFRPLQSQENRPIFHRKPFLEQQLQEVIWL; from the exons atgcattttccgGCTATTGATGACTTCTACCAGCGATTTCTGTTTCTGCTGCCGTTCGTCGCCA ACTTTAGATCAGACGATAGGTCATTCAGCTACGACGATCCCGACATGTGGAAGTTCAGTTATCCCAAGTGCGGAGGCTTGGACCAGTCTCCCATCGCGATCAGCAATCGCAAGGCCCTCCCGGTGGCTTTGCCCCCCTTGGAATTTGGATTATACGACGATCTCTTTGATAACCTCGTGACTATTACCAACAACGGGCACTCGG TGGAATTCGAGGTGCCTGCTACGATTTATGGAGTAAGACCCTATGTTACTGGAGGACTTTTGGTCGACTGCTACGAAGCAGAGGCCGTGCACTTTCACTGGGGATCTCCAAAGTCCAAGGGTTCGGAGCACGTACTTGATGGCCGTCGGTTTGACCTTGAAATGCACATTGTCCACAGGAACAACAAGTATCTGACCCTGCGGGAGGCCGAAACCCACAACGATGGAATAACCGTCCTAGCAGTGCTCTTTAAGGTTGTGCGG ACTGGACCAGCCTTCTATCAGCCCGGCCTCAGTGAGGTCTTCAGCTCACTGCTCCACTTGGGCAACTTTAACAGCAGCTACACGCTGCCGGAACAGCTTAACCTCGGTTCGCTACTAGGCAACCTGGACAGGGGAAACTTCTTCACATACAAGGGCTCCCTGACCACGCCCCGCTGCTCCCCGGCAGTGCAGTGGCACGTATTCGCCGATGTGCTGCCCATATCGCACCGGGAGCTGCCCAAGTTCTGGCAGCTGCGGGATCAGCGAAGGCGTCCCCTGCTCAACAACTTCAGGCCACTACAGTCGCAGGAAAACAGGCCGATCTTTCACCGAAAACCCTTTCTGGAGCAGCAGTTGCAAGAGGTGATATGGTTATAG
- the LOC108075546 gene encoding protein suppressor of variegation 3-7, translating to MITKIIKIQRKQILVKRLTRKERMSFSENTSDSDWKAARVKVARTIKQSAKREKGKEKRPSSGSAKQKYHQKFCDKWLKIFEPWLRRSAEDPNKPFCRACQCSMDCNRCHLVRHERTTKHKRNQELLLANGEKVVRRELQVRQQRSKYYQQRKVSLQANRQEEELAAEESLTQEALSASPADPQPIVIIAADCSSPRELTNTTKQEAVTKQELLSETDTTTRTADAAMSIPRPTASNQEGVKLLMQIHQDKNELMESFRELMGSQSTVHLPSPPKEKNHVDLFFESVSSSVKALSPKLIAEAKMRVSQLICELELRGLKENSPTEEPASRQNTIHRPPGHGGHILTQQPRFGGIS from the exons AtgattacaaaaataattaaaatccaaCGTAAACAAATATTGGTAAAACGTTTAACCCGGAAAGAAAGAATGAGCTTCTCGGAAAACACTTCGGATTCAGACTG GAAAGCTGCCAGGGTGAAAGTGGCAAGGACCATCAAGCAATCTGCCAAGCGGGAAAAGGGCAAGGAGAAGCGGCCCTCGTCCGGCTCCGCCAAGCAGAAGTACCACCAGAAGTTCTGCGACAAGTGGCTGAAGATCTTCGAGCCCTGGCTCCGAAGATCGGCCGAGGATCCCAACAAGCCCTTCTGCCGCGCCTGCCAGTGCAGCATGGACTGCAACCGGTGCCACTTGGTCCGGCATGAGCGCACCACCAAGCACAAGCGCAACCAGGAGTTGCTGCTGGCTAACGGAGAGAAAGTGGTGCGCCGGGAGCTGCAGGTGCGCCAGCAGCGGAGCAAGTACTACCAACAGCGCAAGGTGTCCCTTCAGGCAAAccggcaggaggaggagctggcaGCGGAAGAATCCCTGACTCAAGAAGCACTATCCGCCTCGCCTGCAGATCCTCAGCCTATAGTAATTATTGCAGCCGACTGCTCCTCCCCCAGGGAGCTGACTAACACCACGAAACAGGAGGCGGTGACCAAGCAAGAGCTACTCTCGGAAACGGACACCACAACGAGGACGGCAGATGCCGCAATGAGCATACCTAGGCCCACTGCTTCCAACCAGGAGGGAGTGAAGCTGCTCATGCAGATCCACCAGGACAAGAACGAGCTAATGGAGTCCTTCCGCGAGCTAATGGGCAGCCAATCAACAGTCCACCTCCCGTCGCCGCCGAAAGAGAAGAACCATGTGGACCTCTTCTTCGAGAGCGTCAGTTCCAGTGTAAAGGCCTTGTCTCCAAAGCTAATAGCGGAGGCCAAGATGCGGGTTTCCCAGCTCATCTGCGAGTTGGAGCTGCGTGGCCTCAAGGAAAACAGTCCTACCGAAGAGCCTGCGTCAAGACAGAATACCATTCACCGGCCGCCTGGACATGGAGGCCATATCCTGACGCAGCAACCGCGCTTTGGGGGCATCAGTTGA
- the Gpdh3 gene encoding uncharacterized protein Gpdh3 isoform X2 yields MATKLKVCIIGAEGWGTAIASAVSKNVLNFKGDFDERVHIYVYDDPIRNSLLSEVINQTHENVKYLPGIKLPKNLVAVNDLLEAAQNADILIFTMPHTFVKSYCNILAGNVKETAFAVSMIKGLMQEREDEVVLVSDTISECLDIPCYSMMSAQSSMEMAQGKLCEITVGCDDDIDAQLLTAVLQTNNCRVISISDVTGVELCGTLNEIISLGAGFVDGLRLGDNTRVATIHLCVKEMMRFIKTFFPSTKMSTFFETCGIANSVAATYVDKNVNFAQSFITTGKTFEEMEATFLHGRKLLGPLVAAEVNVFLEKGLMQHEFPLFTAIHKICQNEAPPELMIDALRNHPDLSSSMSHLLSNEPEPEHAQDKVDQMLEQVADALPKLRSCLDKILNEANSPNLRNLKVIDDWAQVDETEDIPSQLSAEASKVRDEIQKGNVQVAFKMDASEGGRHVRLLLQESPEKCATESGISSGLEIGANKLVYGHFLDSSPENMANKSIYIDNTMNDSPDVLDLSTIDTSEQMAQEEVASISDEANFKVKESLIKSIRQRIEALVNKDKMENLIAKSRREDENLPTARYHQDEIQSPDETVEMRPVKMNAETDALNEHMLSDFHEQNPVGLRLHDDVEAALDEVPALDQKNLSSISENTELDDPVGDSPKLSEMGGEIGAAWEDIAKHGRLLDVDKAELPLRGMDEHRLATMGDRKPNQNLNVVNVRHFRNKKIDDAGRYEWDWMRNQEVDTDESQANQRDEILSKSDQDRLDKLNVQLQEALQQDFGVLSMIHDDAPNEKLGQNTDLETQSDNKHIPHEPVIPFPQRFPAPKKQFREGTPDIYNQPGSVPPPMRKSNPGRPKKMQPQRNIPPVVHQVKQPDQPDPKVTNIYETEPPSDLRSVSELTESQEVITCSDERPTTPKTEDNRTDIEFDKFKLSRPGRNSNSVIRRGRDRQVDYRGQNPFTLDRELESKLTMDTSYDREIGRDGLSHQRRRVIMPPPFNPPLNPRVPVPQPPFDVRDQEYHTMIARPAINPLAQATKWPLSPKAQKLPLLATIQVKPSQGLATSRPLLQIPSGVPRTPTLTKILCALQIGLLATYLARSKKN; encoded by the exons ATGGCCACTAAACTGAAAGTTTGCATCATTGGCGCTGAGGGCTG GGGCACGGCCATTGCATCTGCTGTTAGCAAGAATGTCCTGAACTTTAAGGGGGACTTTGACGAGCGCGTGCATATCTATGTCTATGACGATCCGATTCGCAACAGCCTCCTGTCCGAGGTGATAAACCAAACTCATGAGAATGTCAAGTATCTGCCTGGCATCAAGCTTCCCAAGAACCTG GTTGCCGTGAATGATCTTTTGGAAGCTGCTCAGAATGCAGATATTTTGATATTCACAATGCCGCACACTTTCGTCAAGTCCTACTGCAATATCTTGGCAGGCAACGTCAAGGAGACTGCCTTTGCCGTGTCCATGATCAAAGGGCTGATGCAGGAGCGGGAGGATGAGGTGGTGCTCGTGTCGGATACCATCAGCGAATGTCTGGACATTCCTTGCTACTCGATGATGTCTGCCCAAAGCTCAATGGAGATGGCACAGGGGAAGCTGTGCGAGATCACTGTGGGCTGTGATGATGACATCGACGCCCAGCTCCTTACCGCCGTCCTGCAAACGAACAATTGCCGCGTGATATCAATCAGTGATGTCACTGGAGTGGAGCTATGCGGCACGCTCAATGAAATCATCAGCCTGGGAGCGGGCTTCGTTGATGGCCTACGCTTGGGCGACAATACCCGGGTGGCCACTATCCATCTGTGCGTCAAGGAGATGATGCGGTTCATTAAGACGTTCTTCCCATCAACCAAAATGTCCACATTTTTCGAGACTTGCGGGATCGCAAACTCGGTGGCCGCTACCTATG TTGACAAGAATGTAAACTTTGCCCAGAGCTTCATCACAACTGGCAAGACATTCGAGGAAATGGAAGCTACCTTCCTGCACGGTCGCAAGTTATTGGGACCCCTGGTGGCTGCCGAAGTGAATGTCTTTCTGGAGAAAGGTTTAATGCAGCACGA ATTTCCCTTGTTTACGGCTATCCATAAGATATGCCAGAACGAAGCGCCGCCGGAACTGATGATAGACGCCCTGCGAAATCATCCAGACCTCAG CTCCTCCATGTCACATTTACTGAGCAAtgagccggagccggagcaTGCACAGGACAAAGTGGATCAGATGCTGGAACAAGTGGCAGACGCTCTGCCCAAACTGAGGTCATGTCTGGACAAGATTTTAAACGAGGCCAACAGTCCAAATTTAAGGAATCTGAAGGTAATAGACGACTGGGCGCAGGTTGACGAAACGGAGGACATTCCCAGTCAACTGAGTGCGGAAGCCTCCAAGGTTCGTGATGAAATTCAAAAAGGTAATGTGCAGGTGGCCTTCAAGATGGACGCCAGCGAGGGCGGTCGGCACGTCCGTCTCCTCTTACAGGAGTCGCCAGAAAAATGCGCCACAGAGTCGGGGATTTCATCCGGATTAGAGATAGGTGCAAATAAGTTGGTTTATGGTCACTTCTTGGACTCTTCACCCGAAAACATGGCAAACAAAAGCATTTACATTGACAACACCATGAATGATTCTCCCGATGTCTTGGACCTGAGTACCATAGACACGAGTGAGCAAATGGCTCAAGAGGAGGTTGCTAGCATTTCGGATGAGGCCAATTTTAAGGTAAAAGAAAGTCTCATAAAATCCATCAGGCAAAGAATAGAAGCACTcgtaaataaagataaaatgGAAAACTTAATTGCCAAAAGTCGAAGGGAGGATGAGAACTTGCCCACTGCTCGATATCATCAGGATGAGATTCAATCTCCAGACGAAACCGTAGAAATGCGTCCGGTCAAAATGAATGCCGAAACAGACGCCCTAAATGAGCATATGCTTTCTGATTTTCACGAGCAGAACCCTGTTGGGTTACGCCTTCACGATGATGTAGAGGCTGCACTAGATGAGGTACCAGCTCTTGACCAAAAGAATCTATCTTCCATCAGCGAGAATACAGAGCTCGACGATCCAGTGGGAGATTCCCCCAAGCTCTCTGAAATGGGAGGTGAAATAGGTGCTGCCTGGGAAGATATTGCCAAGCACGGGAGACTGTTGGATGTGGATAAGGCAGAGCTCCCACTGAGGGGAATGGACGAACACCGTCTGGCTACAATGGGTGATCGGAAGCCAAACCAGAACCTAAATGTGGTCAACGTGCGACACTTCAGAAACAAAAAGATCGACGATGCTGGCCGCTACGAGTGGGATTGGATGCGGAATCAAGAGGTCGATACCGACGAGTCCCAAGCCAACCAAAGGGATGAAATACTCAGCAAATCGGACCAGGATCGGCTGGACAAACTGAATGTTCAGCTTCAGGAAGCATTGCAGCAGGACTTTGGCGTGTTGTCTATGATCCATGATGATGCGCCCAATGAGAAACTGGGGCAGAATACAGACTTGGAGACCCAATCTGATAATAAACACATCCCGCATGAACCTGTTATACCGTTCCCCCAGAGGTTCCCAGCTCCCAAGAAACAGTTCCGCGAGGGTACGCCTGATATCTACAATCAGCCGGGCTCTGTTCCTCCGCCGATGCGCAAATCTAATCCGGGCAGACCCAAAAAAATGCAACCCCAACGCAATATTCCGCCCGTCGTGCATCAAGTAAAGCAGCCAGACCAGCCGGATCCCAAGGTTACAAATATCTATGAGACAGAACCACCGAGCGACCTGAGGTCTGTGTCAGAACTAACGGAATCCCAGGAAGTCATCACTTGCTCCGACGAACGTCCTACCACGCCCAAAACAGAGGATAACCGAACAGATATAGAATTCGACAAGTTCAAGTTAAGCAGACCAGGTAGGAACTCCAACAGTGTCATCCGGAGGGGAAGAGATCGCCAGGTGGACTATCGGGGCCAGAATCCTTTCACCCTGGATCGGGAACTGGAATCGAAGCTTACAATGGACACCAGCTACGATAGGGAAATCGGCAGGGATGGCCTGAGTCATCAGCGTCGAAGAGTCATAATGCCACCTCCCTTTAATCCCCCCCTCAATCCACGAGTGCCCGTGCCACAACCTCCCTTCGATGTCAGGGATCAGGAGTACCACACGATGATAGCGAGGCCAGCGATTAATCCCTTAGCTCAGGCTACCAAGTGGCCCCTATCGCCTAAAGCCCAGAAACTTCCTCTGTTGGCCACCATCCAGGTGAAGCCAAGCCAAGGGCTGGCCACGTCGCGACCCTTGCTACAGATTCCATCTGGAGTGCCCCGCACGCCCACGCTAACCAAGATCCTCTGTGCCCTGCAGATTGGCCTGCTGGCCACCTATTTGGCCCGCTCCAAGAAGAATTGA
- the Gpdh3 gene encoding uncharacterized protein Gpdh3 isoform X1 → MATKLKVCIIGAEGWGTAIASAVSKNVLNFKGDFDERVHIYVYDDPIRNSLLSEVINQTHENVKYLPGIKLPKNLVAVNDLLEAAQNADILIFTMPHTFVKSYCNILAGNVKETAFAVSMIKGLMQEREDEVVLVSDTISECLDIPCYSMMSAQSSMEMAQGKLCEITVGCDDDIDAQLLTAVLQTNNCRVISISDVTGVELCGTLNEIISLGAGFVDGLRLGDNTRVATIHLCVKEMMRFIKTFFPSTKMSTFFETCGIANSVAATYVDKNVNFAQSFITTGKTFEEMEATFLHGRKLLGPLVAAEVNVFLEKGLMQHEFPLFTAIHKICQNEAPPELMIDALRNHPDLSSSSMSHLLSNEPEPEHAQDKVDQMLEQVADALPKLRSCLDKILNEANSPNLRNLKVIDDWAQVDETEDIPSQLSAEASKVRDEIQKGNVQVAFKMDASEGGRHVRLLLQESPEKCATESGISSGLEIGANKLVYGHFLDSSPENMANKSIYIDNTMNDSPDVLDLSTIDTSEQMAQEEVASISDEANFKVKESLIKSIRQRIEALVNKDKMENLIAKSRREDENLPTARYHQDEIQSPDETVEMRPVKMNAETDALNEHMLSDFHEQNPVGLRLHDDVEAALDEVPALDQKNLSSISENTELDDPVGDSPKLSEMGGEIGAAWEDIAKHGRLLDVDKAELPLRGMDEHRLATMGDRKPNQNLNVVNVRHFRNKKIDDAGRYEWDWMRNQEVDTDESQANQRDEILSKSDQDRLDKLNVQLQEALQQDFGVLSMIHDDAPNEKLGQNTDLETQSDNKHIPHEPVIPFPQRFPAPKKQFREGTPDIYNQPGSVPPPMRKSNPGRPKKMQPQRNIPPVVHQVKQPDQPDPKVTNIYETEPPSDLRSVSELTESQEVITCSDERPTTPKTEDNRTDIEFDKFKLSRPGRNSNSVIRRGRDRQVDYRGQNPFTLDRELESKLTMDTSYDREIGRDGLSHQRRRVIMPPPFNPPLNPRVPVPQPPFDVRDQEYHTMIARPAINPLAQATKWPLSPKAQKLPLLATIQVKPSQGLATSRPLLQIPSGVPRTPTLTKILCALQIGLLATYLARSKKN, encoded by the exons ATGGCCACTAAACTGAAAGTTTGCATCATTGGCGCTGAGGGCTG GGGCACGGCCATTGCATCTGCTGTTAGCAAGAATGTCCTGAACTTTAAGGGGGACTTTGACGAGCGCGTGCATATCTATGTCTATGACGATCCGATTCGCAACAGCCTCCTGTCCGAGGTGATAAACCAAACTCATGAGAATGTCAAGTATCTGCCTGGCATCAAGCTTCCCAAGAACCTG GTTGCCGTGAATGATCTTTTGGAAGCTGCTCAGAATGCAGATATTTTGATATTCACAATGCCGCACACTTTCGTCAAGTCCTACTGCAATATCTTGGCAGGCAACGTCAAGGAGACTGCCTTTGCCGTGTCCATGATCAAAGGGCTGATGCAGGAGCGGGAGGATGAGGTGGTGCTCGTGTCGGATACCATCAGCGAATGTCTGGACATTCCTTGCTACTCGATGATGTCTGCCCAAAGCTCAATGGAGATGGCACAGGGGAAGCTGTGCGAGATCACTGTGGGCTGTGATGATGACATCGACGCCCAGCTCCTTACCGCCGTCCTGCAAACGAACAATTGCCGCGTGATATCAATCAGTGATGTCACTGGAGTGGAGCTATGCGGCACGCTCAATGAAATCATCAGCCTGGGAGCGGGCTTCGTTGATGGCCTACGCTTGGGCGACAATACCCGGGTGGCCACTATCCATCTGTGCGTCAAGGAGATGATGCGGTTCATTAAGACGTTCTTCCCATCAACCAAAATGTCCACATTTTTCGAGACTTGCGGGATCGCAAACTCGGTGGCCGCTACCTATG TTGACAAGAATGTAAACTTTGCCCAGAGCTTCATCACAACTGGCAAGACATTCGAGGAAATGGAAGCTACCTTCCTGCACGGTCGCAAGTTATTGGGACCCCTGGTGGCTGCCGAAGTGAATGTCTTTCTGGAGAAAGGTTTAATGCAGCACGA ATTTCCCTTGTTTACGGCTATCCATAAGATATGCCAGAACGAAGCGCCGCCGGAACTGATGATAGACGCCCTGCGAAATCATCCAGACCTCAG CAGCTCCTCCATGTCACATTTACTGAGCAAtgagccggagccggagcaTGCACAGGACAAAGTGGATCAGATGCTGGAACAAGTGGCAGACGCTCTGCCCAAACTGAGGTCATGTCTGGACAAGATTTTAAACGAGGCCAACAGTCCAAATTTAAGGAATCTGAAGGTAATAGACGACTGGGCGCAGGTTGACGAAACGGAGGACATTCCCAGTCAACTGAGTGCGGAAGCCTCCAAGGTTCGTGATGAAATTCAAAAAGGTAATGTGCAGGTGGCCTTCAAGATGGACGCCAGCGAGGGCGGTCGGCACGTCCGTCTCCTCTTACAGGAGTCGCCAGAAAAATGCGCCACAGAGTCGGGGATTTCATCCGGATTAGAGATAGGTGCAAATAAGTTGGTTTATGGTCACTTCTTGGACTCTTCACCCGAAAACATGGCAAACAAAAGCATTTACATTGACAACACCATGAATGATTCTCCCGATGTCTTGGACCTGAGTACCATAGACACGAGTGAGCAAATGGCTCAAGAGGAGGTTGCTAGCATTTCGGATGAGGCCAATTTTAAGGTAAAAGAAAGTCTCATAAAATCCATCAGGCAAAGAATAGAAGCACTcgtaaataaagataaaatgGAAAACTTAATTGCCAAAAGTCGAAGGGAGGATGAGAACTTGCCCACTGCTCGATATCATCAGGATGAGATTCAATCTCCAGACGAAACCGTAGAAATGCGTCCGGTCAAAATGAATGCCGAAACAGACGCCCTAAATGAGCATATGCTTTCTGATTTTCACGAGCAGAACCCTGTTGGGTTACGCCTTCACGATGATGTAGAGGCTGCACTAGATGAGGTACCAGCTCTTGACCAAAAGAATCTATCTTCCATCAGCGAGAATACAGAGCTCGACGATCCAGTGGGAGATTCCCCCAAGCTCTCTGAAATGGGAGGTGAAATAGGTGCTGCCTGGGAAGATATTGCCAAGCACGGGAGACTGTTGGATGTGGATAAGGCAGAGCTCCCACTGAGGGGAATGGACGAACACCGTCTGGCTACAATGGGTGATCGGAAGCCAAACCAGAACCTAAATGTGGTCAACGTGCGACACTTCAGAAACAAAAAGATCGACGATGCTGGCCGCTACGAGTGGGATTGGATGCGGAATCAAGAGGTCGATACCGACGAGTCCCAAGCCAACCAAAGGGATGAAATACTCAGCAAATCGGACCAGGATCGGCTGGACAAACTGAATGTTCAGCTTCAGGAAGCATTGCAGCAGGACTTTGGCGTGTTGTCTATGATCCATGATGATGCGCCCAATGAGAAACTGGGGCAGAATACAGACTTGGAGACCCAATCTGATAATAAACACATCCCGCATGAACCTGTTATACCGTTCCCCCAGAGGTTCCCAGCTCCCAAGAAACAGTTCCGCGAGGGTACGCCTGATATCTACAATCAGCCGGGCTCTGTTCCTCCGCCGATGCGCAAATCTAATCCGGGCAGACCCAAAAAAATGCAACCCCAACGCAATATTCCGCCCGTCGTGCATCAAGTAAAGCAGCCAGACCAGCCGGATCCCAAGGTTACAAATATCTATGAGACAGAACCACCGAGCGACCTGAGGTCTGTGTCAGAACTAACGGAATCCCAGGAAGTCATCACTTGCTCCGACGAACGTCCTACCACGCCCAAAACAGAGGATAACCGAACAGATATAGAATTCGACAAGTTCAAGTTAAGCAGACCAGGTAGGAACTCCAACAGTGTCATCCGGAGGGGAAGAGATCGCCAGGTGGACTATCGGGGCCAGAATCCTTTCACCCTGGATCGGGAACTGGAATCGAAGCTTACAATGGACACCAGCTACGATAGGGAAATCGGCAGGGATGGCCTGAGTCATCAGCGTCGAAGAGTCATAATGCCACCTCCCTTTAATCCCCCCCTCAATCCACGAGTGCCCGTGCCACAACCTCCCTTCGATGTCAGGGATCAGGAGTACCACACGATGATAGCGAGGCCAGCGATTAATCCCTTAGCTCAGGCTACCAAGTGGCCCCTATCGCCTAAAGCCCAGAAACTTCCTCTGTTGGCCACCATCCAGGTGAAGCCAAGCCAAGGGCTGGCCACGTCGCGACCCTTGCTACAGATTCCATCTGGAGTGCCCCGCACGCCCACGCTAACCAAGATCCTCTGTGCCCTGCAGATTGGCCTGCTGGCCACCTATTTGGCCCGCTCCAAGAAGAATTGA
- the LOC108075548 gene encoding uncharacterized protein, with protein MSMSLKRNQLRYSKPPPQNRQELLQSIERDRGVLGAYLQKLNSQQEDITTSPASAPLAPSTPSAPVQQRCSYDLFFESACITVKNLPPKLAAEAKSRISQIISEFEIRAIEMEALPHQGQAMGKSRSTGDTLVDDKSEIVYEFHPCP; from the coding sequence ATGAGCATGTCACTGAAGCGGAATCAGCTGCGCTACTCCAAGCCACCGCCTCAGAATCGCCAAGAACTCCTGCAGAGTATCGAACGAGACCGCGGAGTTCTCGGAGCCTATCTCCAAAAACTAAACAGCCAACAAGAGGACATCACTACGTCTCCCGCTTCTGCGCCACTTGCTCCGTCCACTCCCTCAGCTCCTGTGCAACAGCGCTGCAGCTACGACCTGTTCTTCGAGAGCGCCTGCATCACCGTCAAGAATTTGCCGCCAAAGCTGGCGGCGGAGGCCAAGAGCAGAATCTCCCAGATCATCAGCGAATTCGAGATCCGGGCAATTGAAATGGAAGCCCTGCCACATCAGGGCCAGGCAATGGGCAAGTCCAGATCGACAGGCGACACCCTTGTGGACGATAAGTCGGAGATAGTCTACGAATTCCATCCCTGCCCCTAA
- the LOC108075441 gene encoding phosphoglycerate mutase 2 isoform X2 — MRESQASQFMTKTNRLVVLRHGESTFNIENKFCGWHDAPLSEFGIQEALTVAIPAILQSQLEFDVVYTSVLSRSRQTAELILSKTNCAYVPIKEDWRLCERHYGNLTGHNKRDIANQHGEDQVQEWRRGYDGIPPPIEENNRYYYTIWSNPIYDVIPPGQFPFSESLHMCVDRVKPVWTEVKQEVLKGSRVLMCVHGTVARALVQHIEGISNEGIEKVNIPNCVPRVYEFDLNTGGLVGAAINLGDPEYIRRKTAQVAAIGD; from the exons ATGCGCGAATCTCAGGC ATCCCAATTCATGACGAAGACGAATCGCTTGGTGGTGTTGCGGCATGGCGAAAGCACTTTCAACATAGAGAACAAGTTCTGCGGCTGGCACGATGCCCCATTAAGCGAGTTCG GCATCCAAGAGGCTCTGACGGTGGCCATTCCTGCCATCCTTCAGTCGCAGCTGGAGTTCGATGTCGTCTACACTTCGGTACTGAGCAGATCCCGCCAGACCGCCGAACTGATCCTAAGCAAAACCAACTGTGCCTATGTGCCCATCAAGGAGGACTGGCGTCTATGTGAGCGACATTACGGCAACCTGACCGGTCACAACAAACGGGACATAGCCAATCAGCATGGAGAGGACCAGGTGCAGGAATGGCGGCGTGGCTATGATGGCATCCCACCGCCCATTGAGGAAAACAACCGCTACTACTACACCATTTGGAGCAACCCTATTTACGACGTGATTCCACCTGGTCAGTTTCCGTTTTCAGAGTCCCTGCACATGTGCGTTGACCGGGTGAAACCCGTCTGGACTGAGGTCAAGCAGGAGGTGCTGAAAGGCTCTCGAGTGCTGATGTGTGTCCATGGAACAGTGGCCCGGGCTCTTGTCCAGCATATCGAAG GCATCTCGAATGAGGGCATTGAAAAGGTCAACATTCCAAACTGCGTTCCACGCGTCTACGAGTTTGACTTGAATACGGGAGGCTTGGTTGGTGCCGCTATAAACCTGGGAGATCCGGAGTATATACGTCGGAAAACAGCCCAGGTGGCGGCCATCGGTGACTGA